The Clavelina lepadiformis chromosome 3, kaClaLepa1.1, whole genome shotgun sequence region GAGATGTGCACGAGCATGCTCCAAGCACGCTCCTTTATTTAAATGCTCCATTTTCAAATTGGGTCCTACTTTAAATCTATCTTCGCTCTTCACTcttttttttttgcacaaacaacactatgaaagcacaaaatagaaaaagggtcttaaaaaatttaggttaaattgaaaatctaaatttattttgctgcTTTTAGACTGAATTAAAGCATTTAACGAGTAACTACTTGATGTGTGATCACCTTGCTATAGGCGTATACCTTTGAATTGCTAAAATCGCTCTTTTACTCAGCAAGGAGCGGGAGTGATACTCTTTTTTCAGTGAGAAGCGTGAGCGACGCTTTTTTAAAAAGAGCGATTGCCCAGCTATGGttatttaatgtttattgaaacaatttcaaaactaaTGTGGCCtggttaaataaaacattaatttttgtcatttatcAAATGGTGTAGATAAGAATTAGTTTTATACATTTAAATTGATATGAGTATTGGAATATACACAAACTTTGAGATTGCTTTGAAACTTATTGGCTACCTTATTTGTATGACTTGTATAACACCGTGGTTATTGGATAATTGATGAAACTAATAAATTTTCTGGAGTGGTTTATTTTTcagattttctgtttttactTTGCATAGTTTTCCTAATACCCTATACTTGTCTTTCTATATAGGCACAGAGTGTGAAATTCAATGTAAACGAGCCAGAGGTATCAAGAAAACAGTGCAACAAAATTTggaacatttttttatatgttCAACGATTTTTCAGCGACCATGCAAACTCTGAGGTTAATTCAGAAGAAGATTTTGTGTATCTAGGTTTATTGCAGAATTTCGCTTTAAGatatcataattttttgtttactgtAGTTGATATTGGTGTCGAaatctttatccttggactgagaaaagtctttgaCCGACAACTTTTCGATAATTCCTTATTACTCAGCTCCAGTTACCGAGCTTGTTTTTGTACAAGAGCTTTTTTTGGTGATTTAGAGCTTTTCAGAAGAAGCAAACATTGTTGATGCCTTGCTCAATGGTATTACAACGGTAGCCCCGGTGCCACTGGGTATGGAATTCTGGTTGCGTTATTTCCAGCCCTGCACTCTAACCGCTCCGCCACTGAGCCAACTTACTTGcttatatattaattatcattaTGATCCATCACTAAATGATATCTAATTATAGCTAAACAAAAGCAAGATAAATCAAGAAAGCATGAAAGACCATTTCAAGCTGATTGACAAGTGGTCGAGAAGTCAGTTAGCTTTGGCCGTAGAAACCTGCAACTCTTCTTTGAATCAACATAATATCGCTGTGGCATTacaagctgtaaattatttttggagaaatgtttTCAGTTCCATTTATTTGGTGAGTTACCTACTGTAATTATTGCTACACAGTATAGGTAATACCATGTATCAAATAAAGCCATACGTACGTCTAgcgcagtggttcccaactgGTGGTCCATGGAATACTTTTTGGGGGTCCATAGGACTCTAACTATAATAATGTATAGACTCGTACATAAATTGCCATAATGAAACTAAACATTATTTTGATTTGCATGAGTTCAGGTGTCAACTGTCAATACACCAAGCAGATTGTATTATTCAATCCAACTTATGCCCACCATTAATTGAACGTTTCacttatgacaaaacaatgtcTTTTTGGAATAAATACAGTGGTAAAATTTCCAGTTCTAAACATCTGATACATCATCAATGATGATTCATCATGCATAACGACAGTATTTTCATGTCATGATGCACACATTAGTCTACATCTGGAAGTAAGTCAACAAGATGACAATGATCAAACAGAGTACACAGAATGAAGATGAACTACCGGTTATTATGTTCTTAAATTTCCGTTTTGAAATTTAAGTGaaactaaaagttttaaatgtagTTTAAAAACTATAATCAGAGGGTAAGAGCCCAATACCACTCCCGACATTAAACAGCCTGTGAGCAAAAAAGAGAGCTCAAAAGACAAGGGAAAAGGAAACTACTTAGTTACTAAATATACACCTTTGTTTTATGTACGTGTATGAGAGTTTCTGTGGTATTTTCTTAAATGATTagtaaagttaaatttgaTCACAACGAATTGGACGTTGTTCTTTGGATTCTTTTTCTGTCAACATCCAGTTGGAAGCCATAATtatcattttaaaacatatttccaaagaaataaaatttcttttataacgAACATTATTTTGGTGGTCTCATAAAGTCTAAAACCTGTTCTAATGGTCCATGGCTTAAACCGAGTTGGAAATCACTGATCTAGCGCTTTACCTCACAGAAATATTGCATAATGGCAAGTtctataacattttaaaaccttttgaGCGATCTTACAATTTGCATTACCAAGGTTTACAacttatgacatcataaagtTATTCTTTTATTCTGCTATGGTAGGTTTACTGTACTGCTTTACTTGGAAAGCGTTTTACGAGGGTTCCTACACAAAACGACAGCATAGAATTGCATTTGAACGAGGTAGACCTCAGCTCTGATTACAGGGTTGCCGTTGCTTTAAATATCATTGATCTTACGGAGACAGCCTTGAGGCTGTTTAGTCCATTTGCTCCCTATTTAGCTGAAGAATTGTGGCAACGCATACCTCATAACATGAAACATAATGCTGAGAGTGTTTGTATTGCACCCTATCCACTTCCAGAAATCGTAAGTTTGTGTTTGAAAAGATGGTATTATTTTATGGTATTTCTCTAGGTTGGATGTTATTACTTTTTCTCCTAAACTTACACGGTCCAGAAGGTTTTATTCTGTTGTTTACTAATATATCTTTTAAGCAAGGCTTGCTGTTTTCTGCTATTGTTAAATACTTTCGCAAAGATTTgtcttgaaatttgttttcaaagatttGTCAAAGATGCTACTTgtgtttttttgtgatttgatcACTAAAACTTCCCTTTCTGTATGCAGCATAACAAAGATAGAGACGCTCAAATCGAtgaacaaatgaaaataattcttTCTGTAGCAGACTCCGTAAATCAACAGGCGACCCTCCATCATGTAAAGAGGAGCTGTCCGGTTGTGATAGTTTGCAAAAATCAAGatacttttaaaacagtatCGCGAAATACTGACCTTTTGCGGGTTCTAACCCAATTTGGCGATGTAGAATGTCATACTTTAGATAATCTTAAAGATCTTCTGACAAGTTGCGCTGGAAGTGTAGATGAAGATTCTGATGTCTCAATCGTTTTTAGATTTTCGGTCAGTGCCAAAcaattttatcatttgcatGAATACTTTTGACGTAAGACACGTATCCGTCGCTCATGTCGTCATTAATGTTTCTTTCTGCAGGCTGAAGGATTACGGGCGTACATTGAAAATGaggaaacaaaatttaaacactttgAAACTTCAAGAAACAGGTGGATCAAAAAAGTAGATGCGCTTGAAAAGAAAGCTCAATTTAGTGACAGTCGAGCCAAAGCACTAAGCGAGGTAAATTTTCCTGATATGTTACATCTATCTTTATGCTGACATTAAATTGGTGATTTTGATGAGCTTTCctgtaaattttgttaatagcAATGTAACCAAAAATTTGGGTTTGAGGGATATTACATACATTTTGATAAAGTTCCACTGAAAAATACTTTGCTAACCTAAAACATTCGTTgtcttttgtttcattttgcaaagccttaaaatgaaaatacagtGGAATGAAATAGTACATTCATTGCGAAATAATGTAAATTGTTCACGTTAAATTAGTGAATTAAAGTAACGTAACCTGGTAATTTCATTCGAATTTGTGGCTTTTGTGACTGACATGATCATATTTATACATGAGCTTTTTAAAGTTAAGTGTGCTTTGCCGACTACAGCAAAATATACCAAATTGCAAGTTGCCTATAGTTAATACCTGGTTTTGTTTACTGGACATACAATTGCGTCAACCTTAAGTTGTGGTTTTTCTGCTGTATTTAGAATTTCATAGCTCATGAAAACGCATTTCTGTAAGCTTGCATTAGCCTGACATTTGTTCGAAACTATTCGCACCATAAACAACGTGAGTGTGAAACACTGCATTTTTTGTGGCAAAGTATTTCTTAAATCCAAATTACtcaatcattttttaaatcaagatTTTAGAAGTTACCAAGAAATACCAAAAGATGAAGAATATGGAAGATTCCGTGGAACGACTAAGGAAGCACTACGGTGTATAGCAGACTAGTTGCAAGATTTTCAAGCCAATTGCAAAGTGCATTCAGTGACTCATAGCGACTTTCACGAGCAACATTTTTTACGCTTCGCAATCTTTTTGCCGCTCGTTTTACCTTTGTCTCTTTCATGGCACTGTctcattaaattatttgatatTGCTTGATCAGctgattattttgttttgaagggCTGTTTAATGCGACCTTGTCCTTGTACGAATAatttgaaagcttttaaaattaacaaaggCACTAGCGAAAACTTACTCATTGTACAAAAGCAATGGGATCGAAAGCCGGCAGCGCTTACAGCGTCGAATATGCACTAACGCAATCCAGGTTCGAAACTAGGCAGCTTCATATGTTTGTGGTAGCTGTTGCAGGCGATATTTATATCCCTCTTAATGGGTCCATTTGTTTCTCTGACGGCCATATAACAGTATTCTTTATTTCATATCACAAACTTCTTGGCGGTGTGGCTTTCTTCTACGTTGGTGGTTTCACTTATTCAAGTTTAATTCTTAACTCCACTCGTGTTTTTGTTGGATGCTACGCCGAACCTTTTTGCTAACCTCTAAATTGGAGTTGAAATCTGCTAATCTTATGTGATATAACCGAATATATTGTGAGCGTTTTAGTCACTATTGTTATTGATGTGATGCTCAGAAATTGCAAGTTATCATTTTCCCTCAAATTAGAGGAAGTACCCTTGCAAAACCATGGAACACTAGGTTGTTGCAGAACCCTTGTTGAAAAATGCTGCGTTAGAACGAAAAAAACTCTGtataaacctaacctaaatctgtTTTCAATCAAATCCTAAATTCCTTCTGCGAGCTTTGATTTTACaagcaatttttcaaattttttttattttgtaaagaaGAACTTCTGAACACACAGTGATTTACTactgtttcaaaatttcacAGGCAAGAAAGGTGTTGCTAACAGCAAATATCTGTTGCTGTAACAAGAATATCAGTTACAGATACAAACCATAAAAAACACTCGGTATATTTTACGACATATAACACAGCAATACACATACCttgtgattttaaaaaagattttcagTTGGTAGAAAGACGTATTGACATCAAATATCTACGAAAACCGatgcatatacagtatacactatacagtactatgaaaactttttctgaaacAGCGAAATGCATTGGCTTCCACTTCAAATATGATGATTGCGTAGTACATATTCAAAGCTAAGTTTATCAAATCACGTACTACTGTCAGATTTGTCAAATCTCTCTAGTCAGCTacacaaacttttttcaagtgTAAAAAGGCTTATTGGCAATCAAACATGGAGAACATAAAAAACGTAAGTGCAACTGAAGAAACAGTATTCATAAAGAAATACAAAGCACCAGCAAGTTTGAACTTAAAACATAGAGTTACAACAAAAATCAAGTCCATAATAATATTCCTCAAAAGGCATCTTCATAGTTGAAATTGTATTACCTTTCACttcatttacatattttcaatttccCTTTCTGACGTAATTCCTGCACCAAGATGACGCACTGCAATCTGTGATGATTGTCCGCAGCCACGTTCAAAAGCAGGTGGTACAGTTTTTTGTGATCTCTGGCCTACGCAGCCTTCTAAAACCCAAGACTGAGAATTTCTCCCTTCAATAGCAGAATTTCCATTTGGATCTTTCGCTTTACTATCTATAGGTGGTAATATACATAGTGGTTTTGGGGTAATGGCTGCGTTGCCTCCGGATTGAGACACATCGGAGTAAAAAGGTCGCTTGACAATCTGCGGAGAACTGCTACTGCGTAGTTGCTGTTGGCTGGGGCCTGTATGATCCATAAACTCCATGCTTTTAGCAGCCTTTATCAAAGATGCTGAAGATGGCCTGCTCTGCTTTACCAGAGCAGTATTATGCGGAGAGAGCGAAAACCGACATCTTTCAGTCCTGCAGGATGATGAGCTAATGGGTCTCATTTCACCAGATTTCGAACTTCTATGGAGGCGTCTGTTTTCAGACGTTTTAGGTTTTGATGGTGGGGTCGGTGAACAAATTACACCTGCATTACTTTCCTGGGCTATTAGCTTGTGAAGCTTTGAGCGAGCTTGATTAAGTTTTACTGATAGAATTCCAACTGCATTCGCACGTGAATCCAATTCAATTGTCAAACTGCTGATAGTGTGCATATGTGCCTGTAAATGTATGTTActaaatttagtttaaaaactaaaatgaacagggagaaaagaaaaattaaataagaaattatttaaaatatccATTCATATATGTTGGCACATCAGCAGTACTTTACACTAAGTAGGCCCTATGACTTAAACACTATCTGGCGTCAAGAATGGGGTTCTAGGTAAAGAAGCTGCTTTAGTGTAGTTTTTCAAATAGAAAGGCATTTGCTGGTTTATGATGAATGTAAGTTAGTTTGTCAAAAACAtgtgttacttttaaactACGTTTACcttgtttataaacaaatgCCCTGCAAAATGGTCAGAAATTATTTCAGCTATGGGTCTGCAAGTAAGAAAAGGTTGCAAACCACTAGTCTAGCTCTTGTACTTTAGAGCAGTTGAACTTTCAATCATTTCCAGGAATAAACATAGCACCTAGTGGGCAAAGTTGGAATGTGGGAACatggcaaaaagtttttttgatgTTACTAATATATGTTCTTTGAGCTATAAGAAATCAGAAAAGTTTATACTTTGAAACATTTCGAGTGATATCATTTCGTAATGATGTCAAATAGTAAGCGCTCTCTCAAACACAATTTTCTACATTTTTAACCgactaaaataaaaagaaaaaaagttgtttgcaATATTGTTAagatcagggatgtccaaccttttattatagtgggccgcattgtcacttgaaataattgaatgggccgcaaaacctattaaatttcaagaaaaatgggtacatgaagtacatacttttggagtgaaaatgactagcgggccgcacaaaaatctcaggcgggccgcactgtggcccgcgggccgcaggttggacatccctggttaAGATAATCTGAATGATGAATTTCCAGGATAAATTGatacaaaaataatgattttcgctttgaaaatatttgctgacACAGGAAAGAACATGATGTTCCTACAAGGAAACGTTGccaattaaaaacaacataaaacgGTAAAAATCAACCTGTATCTCTTTTGTAAAGCTCTTTTCTTGGGCAGTGATATGTTCTTCCATTTTAACCAGATGCTTGTCTCTTAGTTCTACTTGTTGTACCAAAGATATTTTTTCCTTGGTTAGTTCATCAACTTCATTTTCcagaattttcattttttgaaggtTTTCCTCATctatatacattatacaatGCATTTACAATAGATGAAACAATagcaaaactttaaataagCTCTATTTATATATTCTACACAAAAAAAGATCTAACAGTCATGAAGATGTCATTGTTATACATacaatgcaaaaatttaaaaaaaaataaggtCAAACAATTAATATTTGCACCAAATTGAACCTGAAATTctctcataaatatttctaGTCGTCAGTTTTTCCTTAACAAGTAGTTTCATAAATAATTTTCAGGAACTTTAAGCTTGGATTGCATAGCCCATAGAAATAATGagcttttgaaatttaaattttacctTCAACTAAAGATTTATCAACAAAAAGGAAAtagtcaaaatgtttccaatttACTTTTAATACAGTAAAAAAGATCAGATGGTATGTATGTAGTTGTAGAAAG contains the following coding sequences:
- the LOC143448342 gene encoding uncharacterized protein LOC143448342, which gives rise to MTSVDILKTQLESARKSILFMETQHANTLKGLHAEIQQLQKKCSELLFDVAMKDEATQADEENLQKMKILENEVDELTKEKISLVQQVELRDKHLVKMEEHITAQEKSFTKEIQAHMHTISSLTIELDSRANAVGILSVKLNQARSKLHKLIAQESNAGVICSPTPPSKPKTSENRRLHRSSKSGEMRPISSSSCRTERCRFSLSPHNTALVKQSRPSSASLIKAAKSMEFMDHTGPSQQQLRSSSSPQIVKRPFYSDVSQSGGNAAITPKPLCILPPIDSKAKDPNGNSAIEGRNSQSWVLEGCVGQRSQKTVPPAFERGCGQSSQIAVRHLGAGITSEREIENM